One genomic region from Jiangella sp. DSM 45060 encodes:
- a CDS encoding epoxide hydrolase family protein, whose translation MDLEPVTVAIGRDVLDALGGRLRATRWPRRDAAGDELGPRTAELRDLCDWWADGFDWPAAERRVNRARHLLVRATGGAVHVAVHSGDDRPPLLLVHGWPSSFLEFERLVPLLAPRTVVVASLPGYGWSERPPGRWTTRDTAGLLADVMAALGYRRFVAHGTDFGSDVASWLALDRPGLVAGLHLSNADLGPTLAPGEEPAAEERDYLDRFDGWWQGERGYKEIQATRPGALVPALLDSPAGLAAWVLDKWAAWTDPALGPTVSARTGRDALPELLTWWWATGTAETSVLDYADNRAAGTTVLPAGARIEVPTAVARFGHERGFREDPPRSWLERMYRLERWTDQPRGGHFAALEAPELLAADLLAFAEDLS comes from the coding sequence ATGGACCTCGAACCGGTGACGGTCGCGATCGGACGCGACGTGCTCGACGCGCTCGGCGGCCGGCTCCGGGCCACCCGCTGGCCGCGACGCGACGCCGCCGGTGACGAGCTGGGCCCGCGGACCGCCGAGCTGCGCGACCTGTGCGACTGGTGGGCGGACGGGTTCGACTGGCCGGCCGCGGAACGGCGGGTCAACCGGGCCCGGCACCTCCTCGTCCGGGCCACCGGGGGCGCCGTCCACGTGGCGGTGCACAGCGGCGACGACCGGCCGCCGCTGCTGCTGGTGCACGGCTGGCCGAGCAGCTTCCTCGAGTTCGAGCGGCTGGTCCCGCTGCTGGCGCCGCGCACCGTCGTCGTCGCGTCGCTGCCCGGCTACGGCTGGTCCGAGCGGCCGCCCGGACGGTGGACGACGCGCGACACGGCGGGGCTGCTGGCCGACGTGATGGCCGCGCTCGGGTACCGCCGGTTCGTCGCGCACGGCACCGACTTCGGGTCCGACGTCGCGAGCTGGCTGGCGCTGGACCGGCCCGGCCTCGTCGCCGGGCTGCACCTGTCCAACGCCGACCTCGGCCCGACCCTCGCCCCGGGCGAGGAGCCGGCCGCCGAGGAGCGCGACTATCTGGACCGCTTCGACGGCTGGTGGCAGGGCGAGCGCGGCTACAAGGAGATCCAGGCGACCCGGCCCGGCGCGCTGGTCCCGGCGCTGCTGGACTCGCCGGCCGGGCTGGCCGCCTGGGTGCTGGACAAGTGGGCCGCGTGGACCGATCCCGCGCTCGGCCCGACGGTGTCCGCGCGGACCGGGCGCGATGCGCTGCCCGAGCTGCTGACCTGGTGGTGGGCGACCGGCACCGCGGAGACGTCGGTGTTGGACTACGCCGACAACCGCGCCGCCGGGACGACGGTGCTGCCGGCGGGTGCCCGGATCGAGGTGCCGACGGCGGTCGCGCGGTTCGGTCACGAGCGTGGCTTCCGTGAGGATCCGCCGCGGTCCTGGCTGGAACGCATGTACCGGCTGGAGCGCTGGACCGACCAGCCGCGCGGCGGCCACTTCGCCGCGCTGGAGGCGCCCGAACTGCTCGCCGCCGACCTGCTCGCCTTCGCCGAGGACCTGAGCTGA
- a CDS encoding metalloregulator ArsR/SmtB family transcription factor translates to MDELRHQLSVIAEPNRFRIVELLRSGPHSVGGIVDALGMAQPHVSRHLRLLADAGVVDATRQAQQRIYRLRHEPLRDIGAWAQSFAVLWTERLDRLGDFLDDTDPNGDGS, encoded by the coding sequence ATGGACGAGCTGCGGCACCAGCTGAGCGTGATCGCGGAACCCAACCGGTTCCGCATCGTCGAACTGCTGCGCTCCGGCCCGCACAGCGTCGGCGGCATCGTCGACGCGCTCGGAATGGCGCAGCCGCACGTGTCGCGGCACCTGCGGCTACTGGCCGACGCCGGTGTCGTCGACGCGACACGGCAGGCGCAGCAGCGCATCTACCGGCTGCGTCACGAGCCGCTGCGCGACATCGGCGCCTGGGCGCAGAGCTTCGCCGTCCTGTGGACCGAGCGGCTCGACCGCCTGGGCGACTTCCTCGACGACACCGACCCGAACGGAGACGGCTCATGA
- a CDS encoding SRPBCC domain-containing protein, whose amino-acid sequence MTTDGIVIDEQTNTLTIARSYRAAVDRVWTAWTDPAAVARWWGPHGWTTTVEQMDVRPGGQWRFSMAPDDGSAGPIHIVATYGEVRPREQLSYVDRRATADWVATGEGMSTTVAFSARDTGTHVSITAVFADHDTLQQAVASGMGEGYQEALERLGTIL is encoded by the coding sequence ATGACCACCGACGGCATCGTCATCGACGAGCAGACCAACACCCTGACCATCGCCCGCTCCTACCGCGCCGCCGTCGACCGCGTCTGGACGGCATGGACCGACCCGGCCGCCGTCGCCCGCTGGTGGGGGCCGCACGGCTGGACCACCACCGTCGAGCAGATGGACGTCCGCCCGGGCGGCCAGTGGCGCTTCTCCATGGCCCCCGACGACGGCTCGGCCGGCCCCATCCACATCGTCGCCACGTACGGCGAGGTGCGCCCGCGCGAGCAGCTGAGCTACGTCGACCGGCGCGCGACCGCCGACTGGGTCGCCACCGGCGAAGGCATGTCCACCACCGTCGCGTTCAGCGCCCGCGACACCGGCACCCACGTCAGCATCACCGCCGTGTTCGCCGACCACGACACCCTGCAGCAGGCCGTCGCGAGCGGCATGGGCGAGGGCTACCAGGAGGCGCTCGAGCGCCTCGGCACCATCCTCTGA
- a CDS encoding alpha/beta fold hydrolase translates to MQTLTSKDGTTIAYETTGSGPAVIVVSTVAEDHTGVAGIAAELAEHFTVVNFDRRGRGGSGDPQPYDPAREIDDIEALIDTVGGRAALVSGSGGCVLALDAASALADKVTGLGLFEPPFIVSDIRPPAPAGYVAHQEALVAAGKRSEAVEYFMTQLLLIPAEWVEGMKQDPSWDAMAALAHTYAYDGRIVEGTQDGTPLPRDRWSIEAPVLVQVGENGEPFMHEGAHALAGVLPAVTVEVLPGLDHSAFWMTPAPVAASVRAFLTR, encoded by the coding sequence ATGCAGACCCTGACCTCGAAGGACGGCACCACCATCGCGTACGAGACGACGGGCTCCGGCCCGGCCGTCATCGTCGTCAGCACGGTCGCCGAGGACCACACCGGCGTCGCCGGCATCGCGGCCGAGCTGGCCGAGCACTTCACCGTCGTCAACTTCGACCGCCGCGGCCGCGGCGGCAGCGGCGACCCGCAGCCGTACGACCCGGCCCGCGAGATCGACGACATCGAGGCGCTCATCGACACCGTCGGCGGCCGGGCCGCGCTGGTCAGCGGCTCGGGTGGGTGCGTGCTCGCCCTCGACGCCGCCTCCGCGCTCGCCGACAAGGTCACCGGCCTGGGCCTGTTCGAGCCGCCGTTCATCGTCAGCGACATCCGCCCGCCGGCGCCCGCCGGCTACGTCGCGCACCAGGAGGCGCTGGTCGCGGCCGGGAAACGCAGCGAGGCGGTCGAGTACTTCATGACGCAGCTGCTGCTGATCCCCGCCGAATGGGTCGAGGGCATGAAGCAGGACCCGTCGTGGGACGCGATGGCCGCGCTCGCGCACACCTATGCCTACGACGGCCGCATCGTGGAGGGCACCCAGGACGGCACGCCGCTCCCCCGCGACCGCTGGTCCATCGAGGCGCCGGTCCTGGTGCAGGTCGGCGAGAACGGCGAGCCGTTCATGCACGAGGGCGCCCACGCGCTGGCCGGCGTGCTGCCCGCCGTCACCGTCGAGGTGCTGCCCGGCCTGGACCACTCGGCGTTCTGGATGACGCCCGCACCCGTCGCCGCGTCCGTCCGCGCCTTCCTGACCCGCTGA
- the argG gene encoding argininosuccinate synthase, whose protein sequence is MSKVLTSLPAGERVGIAFSGGLDTSVAVAWMRDKGAVPCTYTADLGQADEDDIDSVPGRAKLYGAEIARLVDCRAALVEEGLAALTCGAFHIRSGGRAYYNTTPLGRAVTGTLLVRAMLEDDVQIWGDGSTFKGNDIERFYRYGLLANPNLRIYKPWLDAAFVGELGGRREMSEWLRAHDLPYRDSAEKAYSTDANIWGATHEAKTLEHLDNGIETVDPIMGVRFWDPAVEIAAEDVTIGFEQGRPVTVNGRSFPSPVELVLEANAIGGRHGLGMSDQIENRIIEAKSRGIYEAPGMALLHAAYERLVNAIHNEDTVANYHNEGRRLGRLMYEGRWLDPQALMLRESLQRWVGSAVTGEVTLRLRRGEDYSILDTTGPALSYHPDKLSMERTTDSAFGPVDRIGQLTMRNLDIADSRAKLEQYAGLGMVGGAHAELIGATHLVGELPEGGADAIASRGEVDSDAMLDRAAMEFGTD, encoded by the coding sequence GTGTCCAAAGTGCTCACCTCCCTGCCCGCCGGCGAGCGGGTCGGCATTGCGTTCTCCGGCGGCCTCGACACCTCCGTGGCGGTGGCGTGGATGCGCGACAAGGGCGCGGTGCCGTGCACGTACACCGCTGACCTCGGTCAGGCCGACGAGGACGACATCGACTCCGTGCCGGGGCGGGCGAAGCTGTACGGCGCCGAGATCGCCCGGCTGGTCGACTGCCGCGCCGCGCTGGTCGAGGAAGGGCTGGCGGCGCTGACCTGCGGCGCCTTCCACATCAGGAGCGGCGGCCGCGCGTACTACAACACGACGCCGCTGGGCCGGGCGGTCACGGGCACGCTGCTGGTGCGGGCGATGCTCGAGGACGACGTCCAGATCTGGGGCGACGGGTCGACGTTCAAGGGGAACGACATCGAGCGGTTCTACCGCTACGGCCTGCTCGCCAACCCGAACCTGCGCATCTACAAGCCGTGGCTCGACGCCGCGTTCGTGGGGGAGCTGGGCGGGCGGCGCGAGATGAGCGAGTGGCTGCGCGCGCACGACCTCCCGTACCGCGACAGCGCCGAGAAGGCGTACTCGACGGACGCGAACATCTGGGGCGCGACGCACGAGGCGAAGACGCTGGAGCACCTCGACAACGGCATCGAGACCGTCGACCCCATCATGGGGGTCCGGTTCTGGGACCCGGCCGTCGAGATCGCCGCCGAGGACGTCACCATCGGCTTCGAGCAGGGCCGGCCGGTCACCGTCAACGGCCGGAGCTTCCCGAGCCCGGTCGAGCTGGTGCTCGAGGCCAACGCCATCGGCGGACGGCACGGGCTGGGCATGTCCGACCAGATCGAGAACCGCATCATCGAGGCCAAGAGCCGCGGCATCTACGAGGCGCCCGGCATGGCGCTGCTGCACGCGGCCTACGAGCGGCTGGTCAACGCCATCCACAACGAGGACACCGTCGCCAACTACCACAACGAGGGCAGGCGGCTCGGCCGGCTCATGTACGAGGGCCGCTGGCTCGACCCGCAGGCGCTCATGCTGCGCGAGTCGCTGCAGCGCTGGGTCGGCTCGGCCGTGACGGGCGAGGTGACGCTGCGGCTGCGGCGCGGCGAGGACTACTCGATCCTCGACACCACCGGCCCGGCGCTGAGCTACCACCCGGACAAGCTGTCGATGGAGCGCACCACCGACTCCGCGTTCGGCCCGGTCGACCGCATCGGCCAGCTCACCATGCGCAACCTCGACATCGCCGACTCGCGGGCCAAGCTCGAGCAGTACGCCGGCCTCGGCATGGTCGGCGGCGCGCACGCGGAGCTCATCGGCGCGACGCACCTGGTGGGGGAGCTGCCGGAGGGCGGCGCCGACGCCATCGCGTCACGAGGCGAGGTCGACTCCGACGCCATGCTCGACCGCGCCGCCATGGAGTTCGGCACCGACTGA
- a CDS encoding transcriptional regulator, with the protein MSIDRAMPDYDLDDQAVVTAPAQLRAMSDPLRSTILDLVLERAATVTELAAAVGRPKSTVAHHVGVLVDAGMLRVVRTRRVRAIDERYYGRTARLFRIGKIDHPVIWENDLSVAAAEARAAYEADVMMSIHRHARIPRERGMEFWEKVLELVREFSTIPRSGDTVFGFVAGLYPTEHPALPDPASDDD; encoded by the coding sequence ATGTCGATCGATCGCGCGATGCCCGACTACGACCTGGACGACCAGGCCGTCGTCACGGCGCCGGCGCAGCTGCGCGCGATGTCCGACCCGCTGCGATCGACCATCCTCGATCTGGTCCTCGAACGCGCCGCGACGGTGACGGAGCTGGCCGCCGCCGTCGGGCGTCCCAAATCCACCGTCGCCCACCACGTCGGCGTCCTCGTCGACGCCGGCATGCTCCGCGTCGTCCGGACCCGGCGGGTGCGGGCGATCGACGAGCGCTACTACGGCCGCACGGCCCGGCTGTTCCGCATCGGGAAGATCGACCACCCCGTCATCTGGGAGAACGACCTCTCCGTGGCGGCCGCTGAGGCGCGGGCGGCGTACGAGGCCGACGTGATGATGAGCATCCACCGGCACGCCCGGATCCCGCGGGAGCGGGGGATGGAGTTCTGGGAGAAGGTGCTCGAGCTGGTCCGCGAGTTCAGCACCATCCCACGCTCCGGCGACACCGTGTTCGGCTTCGTGGCCGGCCTGTACCCGACGGAGCACCCCGCCCTGCCCGACCCCGCCTCCGACGACGACTGA
- a CDS encoding alpha/beta fold hydrolase has protein sequence MHIVLIPGLWLDGSSWDRVIPVLERAGHTTHALTLPGLESRDADRSAVTLQDHIDAVVAAVDAVPEDEGKVLVVGHSMGSALAYLAADARPDRVARTVYIGGFPARDGEPLGNFAAENGEIPLPSWEDIGEDDLKDLDDAARADFRARAIPSPQRFTTDPVRLTDERRYDVPVTVICPEFSAAQLRAWIDAGEPSVQEFTRLRDVEYVDLPTGHWPQFSRPDELGRAIDAAAAK, from the coding sequence ATGCACATCGTCCTGATCCCGGGCCTCTGGCTCGACGGGTCGTCGTGGGACCGGGTGATCCCCGTCCTCGAGCGGGCCGGCCACACGACGCACGCACTCACGCTGCCCGGACTGGAGTCCCGCGACGCCGACCGGTCCGCCGTCACGCTGCAGGACCACATCGACGCGGTGGTGGCGGCGGTCGACGCGGTGCCGGAGGACGAGGGGAAGGTGCTGGTCGTCGGGCACTCGATGGGCTCGGCGCTGGCGTACCTGGCCGCCGACGCCCGGCCGGACCGCGTCGCCCGCACCGTCTACATCGGCGGCTTCCCGGCCCGCGACGGCGAGCCGCTCGGGAACTTCGCCGCCGAGAACGGGGAGATCCCGCTGCCCAGCTGGGAGGACATCGGCGAGGACGACCTCAAGGACCTCGACGACGCCGCCCGGGCCGACTTCCGCGCCCGCGCCATCCCATCGCCGCAGCGGTTCACCACCGACCCGGTCCGGCTCACCGACGAGCGCCGCTACGACGTCCCGGTCACCGTCATCTGCCCGGAGTTCTCCGCGGCCCAGTTGCGCGCCTGGATCGACGCCGGCGAGCCGTCCGTCCAGGAGTTCACCAGGCTGCGCGACGTCGAGTACGTCGACCTGCCGACCGGGCACTGGCCGCAGTTCAGCCGTCCCGACGAGCTCGGCCGGGCCATCGACGCGGCGGCGGCCAAGTGA
- a CDS encoding DinB family protein, producing the protein MTDVDEHGRPEPPVDGDELRTLTGFLDYQRATLAWKCRGLDAAGLNATAAASTMTLGGLLKHLAYVEDDWFTFWLFGRERSAPWATVDWAADDDWDWHSAADDTPEQLFALWEESVQRSRANLAEALADGGLSRPADRAWRDGRAASVRWILTHMIEEYARHNGHADLIRESVDGSTGE; encoded by the coding sequence GTGACCGACGTCGACGAGCACGGCCGCCCCGAGCCCCCGGTCGACGGTGACGAACTGCGCACGCTGACCGGCTTCCTCGACTACCAGCGCGCCACCCTGGCGTGGAAGTGCCGCGGCCTCGACGCCGCCGGGCTGAACGCCACCGCGGCCGCGTCGACGATGACGCTCGGCGGGCTGCTCAAGCACCTCGCCTACGTCGAGGACGACTGGTTCACGTTCTGGCTGTTCGGCCGCGAGCGCAGCGCGCCGTGGGCCACCGTCGACTGGGCCGCCGACGACGACTGGGACTGGCACTCCGCCGCCGACGACACGCCCGAGCAGTTGTTCGCGCTGTGGGAGGAATCGGTCCAGCGGTCCCGGGCGAACCTGGCCGAGGCGCTGGCCGACGGCGGGCTGAGCCGGCCCGCCGACCGCGCCTGGCGCGACGGCCGCGCGGCCAGCGTGCGCTGGATCCTGACGCACATGATCGAGGAGTACGCGCGGCACAACGGCCACGCCGACCTCATCCGCGAGTCCGTCGACGGCAGCACCGGGGAGTGA